The Nitrospira sp. genome window below encodes:
- a CDS encoding beta-propeller fold lactonase family protein, translating into MRSRLFANRSRLAWIIPFVFLAPGCGEEGGGGGLGGGIPIGGGDPTAATVYVTNSGSDTISAYTVNGTTGGLSAVAGSPVANVSTPSAIAVSPNGFFAFATNSQTNTVTSFRIGTDGGLLLASGTATSPNPASVGTAPSAVVISSKTEFLYVANRGSDSVTAFTIGATGILTLVPPEAGTPNPVAAGGSAPVSLIRSATDRFLYVANSADNTVSVFQIETSGLLKLVPPTGSLRNPVAVGGNAPSALALSSTGEFLYVANRASNTVSVFQVETSGLLTLVPPVGSGTNPMSVGGTGPIGIAVAPDGQVLYTANDGGTVSALTSGSNGLLTLVPSSGSSLNPIQAGSNPSAITLSQDGQFLYVANQGGGVSAYTVVSGTGTLVPLPVLLGNPFPTGTAPSGIAMQRQL; encoded by the coding sequence ATGCGTAGCCGATTATTCGCGAATCGATCGAGACTTGCGTGGATCATACCATTCGTGTTTCTCGCGCCAGGCTGCGGTGAGGAGGGCGGGGGAGGCGGGTTGGGTGGCGGTATCCCGATTGGGGGCGGGGACCCGACGGCGGCAACCGTGTATGTCACCAACAGCGGTTCCGACACGATCTCAGCGTATACGGTCAACGGGACAACCGGTGGGCTATCGGCCGTTGCCGGATCGCCTGTGGCCAATGTGTCGACCCCATCGGCCATCGCCGTCTCACCGAACGGGTTTTTTGCCTTCGCCACGAATAGTCAGACCAACACGGTCACGTCATTCAGAATCGGCACCGATGGCGGGTTACTGCTGGCGTCCGGAACGGCGACCAGTCCCAATCCAGCCTCAGTCGGGACTGCTCCAAGTGCGGTCGTCATTTCCAGCAAGACGGAGTTCCTCTATGTCGCCAATCGAGGTTCCGACAGTGTGACGGCCTTTACGATCGGGGCCACCGGCATCCTGACGCTTGTCCCGCCGGAAGCGGGAACACCCAATCCTGTTGCGGCTGGAGGCTCAGCGCCTGTCTCGCTCATTCGCTCCGCCACCGATCGGTTTCTTTACGTGGCCAATAGCGCCGACAACACCGTGTCGGTCTTTCAGATCGAAACGAGTGGATTGTTGAAGCTGGTCCCGCCGACAGGGTCGCTCAGGAATCCGGTCGCGGTCGGCGGCAACGCACCGAGCGCACTCGCACTCTCCTCGACCGGAGAGTTTCTGTATGTGGCCAATCGCGCGTCGAATACCGTCAGCGTCTTTCAGGTCGAAACCAGCGGACTCCTCACACTGGTGCCTCCGGTCGGGTCTGGAACGAATCCCATGTCCGTGGGAGGGACCGGTCCGATAGGAATCGCCGTCGCTCCGGATGGGCAAGTGCTGTACACCGCGAACGACGGAGGAACCGTGTCGGCCTTGACGAGTGGAAGTAATGGGCTGCTCACACTCGTGCCTTCTTCGGGAAGTTCATTGAATCCGATTCAGGCAGGGAGCAATCCCTCAGCCATTACGCTCTCGCAGGATGGACAGTTCTTGTACGTGGCGAATCAAGGAGGAGGGGTGTCGGCCTACACCGTTGTTTCCGGAACGGGCACCCTGGTCCCCTTGCCGGTGCTCCTGGGAAATCCCTTTCCGACCGGAACCGCACCGTCCGGAATTGCCATGCAGAGGCAGCTCTAA
- a CDS encoding EAL domain-containing protein — translation MTSPTHSPLPLALIVDDDATFRMLSRMSLEQEDLRVEEAESGQAAIEFAATTMPDIVILDLQMPGMDGFVACQRIRQLPRGEFVPILIMTGSDDVDSIAQAYQMGATDFIVKPCHGLILSQRVRYMLRANQNLSALRSSESRLAQAQRIAQLGGWEWDVSRQRMEMSDAACRILGIEPEACGHSQAAYLDCVHEADRALVAESMREGAVDESGFDLDHRIVQRDGSERIVHLVGEPMIDETGTAPRMVGTVQDVTDKRAADAKIYFLANYDNVTHLPNRSLFLHRVAQAITCGAGKSVIGAVLVLSLDRYHRICDMHGSRSGDQIIKDVTERLQQSLSVGTMIAQHAGTDTPVLARLADGQFAAFLSNLAEAEDSARVAQHFLDVLNHPFQVGTSSLTLSANIGIAIPGTDGTDAEQVLRHAATALQSAKTKGHNCYQFYSDAMNAWIAARVNLEQDLRAAIAGNQFVLHYQPQVDILSEKVIGFEALIRWQHPTRGLIAPAEFIPVAEEEELIVEMSEWVIQSVTQQQRIWHKKGLAPTDVSINLSGLHFRQRNIASHIKGLVFAEGGNPQDIELELTESVLMTDAPSTAATLKELKESGFRLAIDDFGTGYSSLAYLQRFPIDTIKIDQAFVKDLKLGKVDSPIMRAIIGMGRALNLHIVAEGVETRDQLAFLRMQGCAAYQGYLFSKPVPATHLQHLLRDRLSEEASTTTERVRHRLAS, via the coding sequence ATGACCTCCCCCACTCACTCGCCACTTCCCCTCGCACTGATTGTCGATGATGATGCGACGTTTCGCATGTTGTCGCGGATGAGCTTGGAACAGGAGGATCTCCGCGTCGAAGAGGCGGAGTCCGGTCAAGCCGCCATCGAGTTCGCCGCCACGACGATGCCGGACATCGTGATCCTGGACTTGCAGATGCCCGGCATGGACGGGTTTGTCGCGTGCCAACGGATCCGTCAATTGCCGAGAGGGGAATTCGTGCCGATTCTCATCATGACGGGATCCGACGATGTCGATTCGATCGCCCAGGCGTACCAGATGGGTGCGACCGACTTCATCGTGAAGCCTTGTCACGGACTCATCCTCAGCCAGCGCGTGCGGTACATGTTGCGGGCCAACCAGAACCTGAGCGCGCTGCGTAGCAGCGAATCTCGGCTTGCCCAAGCCCAGCGAATCGCGCAATTGGGTGGGTGGGAATGGGACGTCTCCCGACAACGTATGGAGATGTCTGATGCGGCATGTCGCATTCTCGGTATCGAGCCGGAGGCGTGTGGCCATTCCCAGGCGGCCTATCTTGACTGTGTGCATGAGGCCGATCGCGCATTGGTGGCCGAATCCATGCGCGAGGGAGCTGTCGATGAGTCGGGATTCGATCTCGACCATCGCATCGTTCAGCGCGATGGTTCCGAGCGTATCGTACATCTGGTCGGCGAGCCCATGATTGATGAGACGGGTACGGCGCCGCGTATGGTGGGAACGGTCCAAGATGTGACGGACAAACGCGCAGCGGACGCAAAGATTTACTTTCTCGCCAATTATGACAATGTGACCCATCTTCCCAATCGCAGCCTGTTTCTCCATCGTGTCGCCCAAGCCATCACCTGTGGAGCGGGTAAAAGCGTGATCGGCGCCGTCTTGGTCCTGAGTTTGGATCGCTACCATCGCATCTGCGATATGCATGGATCTCGCAGCGGAGACCAGATCATCAAGGATGTGACGGAGCGTCTTCAACAGTCTCTCTCCGTCGGTACGATGATCGCGCAACATGCCGGGACGGACACGCCGGTCTTGGCACGCCTCGCTGATGGTCAGTTCGCTGCGTTCTTATCGAATCTGGCCGAAGCTGAAGATTCCGCCAGGGTCGCGCAGCATTTTCTTGATGTGCTCAATCATCCGTTTCAAGTCGGGACGAGCAGCCTGACCCTCTCCGCCAATATTGGGATTGCGATACCAGGAACCGACGGGACGGATGCCGAGCAGGTGCTCCGTCATGCCGCGACCGCGCTCCAGTCGGCAAAAACCAAAGGACATAATTGCTACCAGTTCTACTCGGATGCCATGAATGCGTGGATCGCCGCTCGTGTCAACCTTGAGCAAGACTTGCGAGCCGCGATCGCCGGCAATCAGTTCGTGCTTCACTATCAGCCGCAAGTGGACATTCTTTCGGAGAAGGTCATCGGATTCGAAGCCTTGATTCGATGGCAGCATCCGACCCGTGGGTTGATTGCTCCGGCCGAGTTCATCCCCGTCGCAGAAGAGGAAGAGTTGATCGTTGAGATGAGTGAATGGGTCATTCAGAGCGTGACGCAACAGCAGCGTATCTGGCACAAGAAAGGGTTGGCGCCGACCGATGTCTCGATCAATCTGTCCGGTCTGCATTTCAGGCAACGGAATATCGCCAGTCACATAAAAGGGCTGGTCTTTGCCGAGGGCGGAAACCCGCAGGATATCGAGCTGGAGTTGACCGAAAGCGTCTTGATGACGGATGCGCCGTCGACAGCGGCCACGTTGAAGGAGCTGAAAGAATCGGGGTTTCGATTGGCGATCGATGATTTCGGCACGGGCTATTCCTCACTCGCCTATCTTCAGCGATTTCCCATCGATACGATCAAGATCGATCAAGCGTTCGTCAAGGATTTGAAGCTCGGCAAGGTCGATTCCCCCATCATGCGGGCCATCATTGGGATGGGGCGTGCCCTCAATCTTCATATCGTGGCGGAGGGAGTGGAAACGCGAGATCAGCTCGCCTTTCTCCGCATGCAAGGGTGTGCGGCCTATCAAGGATACCTTTTCAGCAAGCCGGTTCCGGCCACCCATCTCCAGCACCTTCTGAGGGATCGACTCTCCGAGGAAGCCTCGACCACGACGGAACGCGTGAGACATCGTCTGGCGAGTTGA